In Phormidium yuhuli AB48, one genomic interval encodes:
- a CDS encoding CRISPR-associated endonuclease Cas1 — translation MTTLYLTRPQITLRGDRTHFTLHHRHLISSRYPISNVQQIVCFEGAQLHRSSQREIQRQRIPLLQLDRTGAICGRWNPAISPVQRHASPSHYLDLAQWLAQSHLKEAMDLLKHLKGTPTLAATRSILALLHDSLGDADTLDLVRGYYATATAYYDRALRESLTAYLLQLNGSRPLMSLSQLLRVGESLLHHRLELALSHAHLDLSLAYLHSPTDCEVPLVCDGVAVLRPGFVDGFVWRWLHRCSGGSRTWLGFCTAWERQPLLGDCLDEWVERLSRWSDQTT, via the coding sequence ATGACAACGTTATATCTAACCCGACCCCAAATCACCCTGAGGGGCGATCGCACCCACTTCACCCTTCACCACCGCCATCTCATCAGCAGCCGTTATCCCATTTCCAACGTCCAACAAATCGTCTGCTTTGAAGGCGCACAACTTCATCGCAGTAGCCAACGGGAAATCCAACGTCAGCGGATTCCCCTGCTGCAACTCGATCGCACGGGAGCCATCTGTGGCCGCTGGAATCCCGCCATCTCCCCGGTTCAGCGTCACGCCTCCCCCAGTCACTATCTTGACCTGGCCCAATGGCTGGCGCAGTCTCATCTCAAAGAGGCGATGGACTTACTCAAACACCTCAAGGGAACACCAACCCTGGCCGCCACTCGTTCTATTTTGGCCCTTCTCCACGACAGCCTCGGCGACGCTGACACCTTAGACCTAGTTCGGGGGTACTACGCCACCGCCACCGCCTACTACGATCGCGCCTTACGAGAATCCCTCACCGCCTATCTCCTACAACTCAACGGTTCCCGTCCGCTGATGTCCCTCAGTCAACTCCTGCGCGTCGGCGAATCGCTCCTCCATCACCGCTTAGAACTGGCCCTTAGCCACGCTCACCTCGACCTCAGCCTAGCTTACCTGCACAGTCCCACGGACTGCGAAGTCCCTCTCGTCTGTGATGGCGTAGCGGTGTTGCGTCCAGGATTTGTGGATGGGTTTGTTTGGCGTTGGCTGCACCGTTGCAGTGGCGGTTCCCGCACTTGGCTGGGGTTCTGTACCGCTTGGGAGCGTCAACCCTTGCTGGGGGATTGTCTCGATGAGTGGGTGGAACGGCTGAGTCGTTGGAGTGATCAAACCACCTAG
- a CDS encoding type II toxin-antitoxin system HigB family toxin: MHVITRKRLNEFAAKYPETEKALARWYKIVKAENFKSFAELRRRFPSADQVDKLTVFNIGGNKIRLIAAIHYNRQKLYIRAVLTHAEYNLGKWKK, translated from the coding sequence ATGCACGTCATCACACGCAAGCGGCTCAATGAATTTGCGGCTAAGTACCCAGAAACAGAAAAGGCATTAGCCCGTTGGTATAAAATAGTGAAAGCAGAAAACTTTAAGTCTTTTGCTGAACTGCGTCGTCGGTTTCCCAGTGCCGATCAAGTTGACAAACTCACGGTTTTTAATATTGGTGGCAACAAAATCCGGCTAATCGCGGCAATTCATTATAATCGACAAAAGCTTTACATTCGGGCAGTCCTCACTCACGCAGAGTATAATCTAGGAAAATGGAAAAAGTAA
- a CDS encoding DUF2281 domain-containing protein → MTVKEKLLEKIEQLSEPELAKVLEFVTVHLEPQMGQTETENLKSSAAWKAYLQSEQEREEVYRRLANS, encoded by the coding sequence ATGACAGTCAAAGAAAAATTACTTGAGAAAATCGAGCAGTTATCCGAACCTGAGTTAGCGAAAGTCCTAGAGTTCGTCACGGTTCACTTGGAACCGCAAATGGGTCAAACTGAGACCGAAAATCTGAAGAGTAGCGCAGCCTGGAAAGCCTATTTACAGTCTGAACAAGAACGAGAAGAGGTGTATCGTCGTCTTGCTAACTCCTGA
- a CDS encoding type II toxin-antitoxin system death-on-curing family toxin translates to MLTPDLTPQFIEKPLVLAIHDRQIEKFGGRHGLRDEGLLDSALAQPKASFSEKLLHPTISEQAAAYLFHLIMNHPFVDGNKRTSFAVMDTFLRLNQYALELTNEQSYELVMLIAEGNLGKSGVVERLKSSIIVHRHRGDR, encoded by the coding sequence TTGCTAACTCCTGACTTGACTCCCCAGTTTATAGAAAAACCCCTAGTTCTGGCAATTCACGACCGCCAAATTGAGAAGTTTGGTGGTCGTCATGGCTTACGAGATGAAGGATTACTCGATTCAGCCTTAGCACAGCCTAAAGCGAGTTTTTCTGAAAAATTACTGCATCCTACAATTTCAGAACAGGCGGCTGCCTATCTGTTCCATCTTATCATGAATCATCCATTTGTTGATGGCAACAAACGAACGTCTTTTGCCGTTATGGATACGTTTCTACGACTCAACCAGTACGCTTTAGAACTCACGAACGAGCAATCCTACGAGCTAGTCATGTTGATCGCTGAAGGCAACTTAGGCAAGTCTGGCGTTGTTGAACGACTTAAATCCTCTATTATTGTACATCGTCATCGAGGCGATCGCTAA